AGGAGAGGTTGTTGTTATTTGGTACTTTTAGTTGGTAGGTATAGGAACTTAGTTATGGTTGTGTTCACTGCTAACTTACTTTAGTTCCTATCTAAGTAGTTATTGCATAACGAAATGCAATGTGAAATAAgtgcgtaggtaggtactatatttACCAGACTTTTTCTATATCCATCCGTGACGTTTTTTGTATAAAGATGGCACATCGCCATCAATCTAGGCTTGAATTCTAGGCATATGACTATTGAGGAATCATTGGTTATGAAGTAAATTAAAGGAATCTTGCAAATTGGGCGAAAAAgccattgcagtcaagggcataATATAGGCCTCCGTCAGCCACTCTTATCTAAACTGTAAGTTGGACCTAGGACGGAACTTCTCAACGAATAACAGCTAAGCTCTCGTTTGCGTGACCAGAGTGCCGGATGTGAGAttttacatttacttatttCATCGCGTGAAAGacaactacgatttatatggatcgaaagaacgccatctagtgacggCACTAGAAGTACCGTCTTCCTCTGTTTCTGAGGTAGTGTTTTCTGGAGCGAGCCCACGGATGGGCTCGAAATATATCCCATGATAACCTTCATTTTGATTGAGCAGAGTAATAAATAACGTTATGACCTAATTAAAAGAGATTCTACAGTGAATCATCATTTGCAAAATGgatcatattttttttcgcTTACAAACTCCGTGCGTCGTTAACACCTGGGGCTAGATAAAACTTTGAGTACctaatatctataaaaataaatttaatcaatcataatttcataaaaaaagaaattctgcGCGAACCATCGCTGGTTGAATTTTCCCGAAACAGATGCGGTGGCAGTTGCGGTAATGGCTAGCAGTCGGTATACGGAGAAgttcaataaaattatgttattcaCTCGTGGGCAGAACCCGATatgctgctttctgagtccaaggccgtgggttcgattcccactactggaattttttttgtgatgagcatgaatgttttccagggTCTgggtatttgtatgtatgtagggGACCCATGCATAGCGCAACACGACTCCTGTTGCTGATACAGCGAGTCGCCCCGCGACCGTTTATTTTAataggaaaattttatatttttacaagagAGTTGCAATCGGTACATTGCGCTGTACACACGGCGAACACGCAGATTAAATAGAGTTACAAGGGAAGTGacttctttattatatatttatgtatattattcataaaaataaaatcatcagtcatcttagtacccataacacaagctacgcttactttggggctagacggcgatgtgtgtatttattggtttttaaaaaaaaaaatatgcagtcCAATCGACAGCAAGAATTGACGTGCAAGCGAACTGTACAGGTGGTTGTTCTgatattaatgattttaattctTTACTTTTAGGTCTTTCTGAAAATCGTGGATAAGGATTCACCAGAAGCACTCGATACATCAGAGACTAAAGAGAGTTCAGAGATGACTAAGCGGACCAAGAGGTACAAGACAAACAAAAGGTCCGACACGTACAAGCGGTCCGAGGCGTCTCAAAAGATTGAAAGATCTGAAAATCCGGCAAGATCCGAGAGTCCTAAGAGAGCTGAAAGATTTGAAACGCCCGCGGAACCAGAAAAACTAACAAAACTCGATAAAACCGAAAACTTTGAGGAATCCCACGAACTCCATAAACCCGAGACAGTAGCTAACCCTGAGGTACTTGATAAATCCGAGAAACTCGATAAACCTCAAAAGCCTGACGAACCCGAAACCCCTAGTAGGCCATGCACTCTTGAGACAGTTCATGAAGAAGAAGAGATAATAAAGCATCCCTTGGAATATTCATGGGGTATGTGGTATATAACCAACGACAAGCGAAACTGGGAGGACAATCTAGTGAAACTGACGTCCTTCGACACTGTTGAAGATTATTGGCggtaattgtaatttttattgtagAGCTTTGTTAGAGCTGTAGGGCTTGGGCCTGTTGGGTTTGGGCAGTTTCGAGCTTATTGTGTCGTGTTATTTTGTGTATAGTACTGATGCTTATTTCTTCCGTTAAGCGgcattgttgcgatgctgtgttccggccttcagggcgtggttgctggtgttattacaggcgcattttttttattcaactataagttaggccttgactgcaatctcacctggttgtatgtgatgatgcagtctaagatggtagcgggctaacctgttagggagtatggtagtcatacccccaattggtttctacgcgacatcgcaccgaaataCTAAATCGCTAAGTGGCAGTAAATTGcttagaccagaccagagaaaattcagaaattataaattcccaaatggcccctgcGGGAATCtactaattaaattcacagcactcaccgttgcgccaagaaGGTCGTCACCAGcggcatgaggcttaacattgGGCGGCAGAACGtattcctcgcatgccctgcgaattgtagctctgtttataggcgatagttttccacttaccatcaggtgggccagctgcttgatccgtcaactatcattaaaaaaaaaagataattcaGAATTCCATTCGTATTCAAAAacgtacatcatcatcatatcaacccattactggcccactacagggcactggtctcctcttacaatgaaaaggggttagggccgtagtccaccacgctggcccggattggtggactacacacaccttttcgatcattatggggaactctcaggtacgcaggtttcctcacgatgttttcctttaccattgaagcaagtgatattttaattgtttaaaacgcacataacctagttATAAGTGGGCTGGCTGAAAACTAGTGCTGAGCTTTtgagtatgcagctatactgacctttatcacacatttttattttaaacaaatttaagacacaaatgtaacattttacacagaTTTGTATTGATTGTCGATATAgacgatttttattttctttctttcttccttAATGTAAAAGTGTGAGTAGAGTGCTGGATTCGAGCCCAGCCCCCCTAGAGTGAAGTCTGGgtcctgggctatcaccgcttcaaacctgttataattaatttatcgtTAATTGCAGTTTGTACCACCACATGAAACTGCCTTCACAACTGGGCAGCGGCAGGGACTACGCGGTGTTCAAAAACGAGTACCGTCCAATGTGGGAGGACCCCGCGAACAGGAGCGGCGGCAGATGGGTCATCAGCTTTGACAAGAAACGCACCGAAGAGCTTGATTCCATCTGGATGTATTTGGTATGATTTCAATCAACATCTTCGCATTATAAAAACACTAGTTGTTGCCagcgttcatcatcatcatcatcatcaccatcaccaccaccaccaccaccaccaccaccaagACCATCAGAAAAGTTACAGTACACGGTTAGGGTGTAcgaataaagtgtataaaaaatctatattcaAAATCTATATTCTCTCTTTTACAATCGAAATTAAAATACCTTGTATGTTTTCATCCGTTTGCCATCTACGCGACATAATGCGGacacgctaaatcgcttagcggcacgtctttgtcggtaaagtggtaactagctacggtggaagtctcccaccagcagggctagcacgggcaggagatataaattatatcccccgattatatcctctatcaagggatataattatcttttccccttgccatagcacggcaacaggggagaggataaatttatccccgtttgacatttctcgtggatatatttcccccgcccatagcatgggaagaaatgaaaggggaaaaactatccttttttgacattttaaagagacaattttatccccgtccttagcCGTGGGTATAAAATTCTGTcaacgaattaaagtcgaaaaaaacatttctcgtgctttctggggctcttattattcaagtgaaatggagaaatctgaacgaaaattacaccggcgatctatacgtgacgccagtaatccgttcgaatttcccgatgccgagttccaacacttgtttcggatgggtaaaaattgtgtgctgtactcgtgcgaggaccttaatgaggcactaaccactaaatgctgtcgatggactaccggtgcacataaaagtaagttgttattaagtacctaaaatcaccttgtgcaaagacatcatctatatatgaacgtaggtttaaaaaaaagcatggctaatcactttttgtctaggttctcacatctttaaggctattagcggacggtagttatcagcggggacaggtcCAGACCATGGCCgttgctcaaacaacagtcagcaaataactgacccaaattactggagctattgtcagtatgtgagtatatataggtacttacttcctaataattctcattagaATCGTAGAAGATCCATCCTGTTCAGagtgcagtgatgtgataactagttttcactttatagctgagtgccccttgtacgtgttggtaagatgggaactacaaggtaaggatagaataagtgaagaagacctagcaaacctcaccttaggggatattgttaggttcaccacagagactggtaggtttcaggggggaccctgccgggacaccagtaaaacctgtgtcaaacatggggaatagggtggaatggtccttacataggactgatcacccgtctggcaatggcagacatcccctcatcaaatatatatatacttactttaaaaataaaattattagtcagtacttagtacttcagtataagtacatagaaaagatattcaatgctaggtactttaattatttttcatttcattttagactaatgccaaagtagttattattcccgggaacagactctgCAAGGCAAATTGTGGCTAGAAGCTAGGAGCGAAGCATGGTTTGCCTGATATTCTTGGAGCCATTGACTGCACCCTCCCTTACCATTCCCAAATGGGGTGCAATACAAAAATAGGAAAGGGAGATCCACGAagatgttcaactggtaaagacaaattatttagatctagagtttatcaaaaacttaaacaattaagtaagttaataattttaaaatatgttttacagattgtgCATGaccaatttaatatttataatatttatagaccatatttaataactctaaagtaaaatatgaaaagatacagctgtatgaaagtagaatcggacagtactacatcttaggtatgttttaaataaaatgtgcaaactttcaaaactttacttattgttgccatttactagtataaaagggaaacaatgcaaatcaaaaaaagttacacacctatATCATTACattatactcctcataattacgtagaaattacatgcctaggattctgctgcatatgttgtatacgaCTAGTCTGGTCCTGTctagtctggtaaattatttatatgaatatacaaaaaacaatgtctcattataataaaattgtttatttgaggaattagtacaaaaacttggcagtagatactgtatttagtaatgaaatataagaaaatacaaaaaaaaatgtctgataaattatttaacatgggcaAGGGTTAACCATCACGTCCAAATTACAGtgtaggattgtgcatatatttctattcaacattttattaaaatcttggagaaaatctgaaaaagcaaaacaagtaggaattaatttacatgttcaaataacaaagtagaattttattggggactcaggctatgctctagagccttggatgatgactacggatttagaagctgcaccaaatagttctgcagagaagaacacaaactggcactgccaagtaagaaactgtgtggaaagggccaataggtacctcaaagacacatttcgcagcttggggattgattgggtgcttcattacagtcccgaaaaagcatctcaacttatatatgcctgcataacactataatattatgcatcattataggcgtgtattgtaaatatatactttaaataatatttaagttcccataaattattattattgggcacattaatgtttggtaatattataaaattatatcttataataatggtttctTATTAATCATTGAccctgcattttcacatacaatttgccctactaatttgggtcaacagtattgagcataatataatttgtatatttcagaacgGGGGTGGCCATTTGGCTTCCTAGGAGATAGCACGTGTCTGTATTTTTTCTGCGAATTTTCGATTTTGATTGCAAAGTTTTTGTGGTTTGTTGTGTAACTCGGTACATCGGTCGACAGTAAGTGTTTTAACCTATCTTGTACGCCGCTAACAATCCTGCAATGCCTCCTATCCCGCCTAAGCCCCCTGACCTGAGTAGCAATGTGGGCTTTGCTATGGGCTCTCAGGCTTCTGGGTCGCAAGACGCGGTGGCTGGGGAATCGATGGATACCTCCGACCCTTCCCGCAGAGCCAACAAAAGATCCTCAGAGCAGGTGGACGCTCAGCCACCGGCTAAATTATCAAACAGGGCACCATCTGATCCCATTAATTCGTTGTACATCCATCCCAACCTTAAAGAAGGCAGAAAATACTCCAACAAGGATGAGGGCCCGTTTCTTGTTCACGTTTCGCGCGTCGAGTCTGCCCCTTCTGCCGGCACTACCCTAAATCCAATTAAGTTCGGCCAGGTCATGGTAAATTCCAGGGTGCAAGATATTTTACGCGGAGGAATCAAGAAAGTGGGTAGAAATCGGATATGTGTCGAATTTAACTCACCAGCAGCAGCTAATTCATTTTTGAACAACCCACTTCTGGCCGCTAATCAGTATGAGGCTGTGATCCCCTCTTTCAACATCACGCGTATGGGTATTGTGAGGGGAGTTCCCTCTGACCTCTCCCTGGCGGACTTCGTCAAGGATGCTGAGGTTCCATCCGGTTGTGGGGAGATACTCAAAGCTAGACGACTGAACCGGAAGGTTTCCAAAGAAGGTCGTGTAGAATGGGTCCCTACGGGGACGGTGGTGATAACTTTTAGTGGCCAAGTTCTGCCGCATAGAATATTTTGTTGTTACACTGCCATGTCTGTGGAAATATACCAGCTCCCTACTATCCAATGCCATAGTTGCTGCAGATTTGGACATGTCGCAGATCAGTGTCGTTCTAAGCCGAAATGTTACAAATGTGCCCAAGAACACGTTGGCAAAAATTGCTCTACCACAGAGTCGTTAGCTCGGTGCCTGTTTTGCTCGGGTAAGCACTTTGCCACGAGTCAGTCCTGCCCCGAGCAAACCCGGCAGAAGTCCATCAAAAGTACTATGTCGCAAGAAAATATCTCCTACTCGGAAGCCTGTGAAAGATATCCCCCTGTCTCAAGAACCTACTCAGATGCTGCCCGAAGTAATCCATCTCAAAATCTAACAGTTTCTTCCCCAGCTCCCCCTTCCACTCATTCCTATAGGAAAACTACAACAACTCCAAGATCTCCCCGTCGCCCGTCACCACAAGGTTACGACCGTTTGGCTCACCAGTCAATCATCGCCGACCGTGACCCTCCTCCCTCGAGTAATGGAACCGTTCTTCAGCCCCAGGGTCCCGCTCTCCCTACTTTCTCTCTTCCTTCATCTAGTGACAATCTGTTGGATGTTTTGCTGACCCTTTTGATTAATATGTTTAGCAAGATGAATGACTTCCCTCTACCGCCCAACGTCGCCAATAAACTGTCTGAAttcctaaatattattaaaattccacTTCATCCAATGGAATAGCCACAGTCTACGCccaaaaaaacatgaaattttaCATATGATTGCCTCGTATGATCCTGTTGCCTTTGCTATTTCGGAGACTTGGTTAGTCCCGGGATCACGGTTTCGGGTTTCTGGGTACTCATGTCTCCGGGATGACAGAGGCGATGGATATGCTGGAGCAGCTCTTCTTATTAAATCTTCTGTCACATTTACCCGTCTTTCTCTTCCTCCCTTTCCGACGAGCATCAACGCTGTTGCTGCCAAAATCAGGGATATATCTGTTCTTTCTATCTACATTTCGGACTCTCACGCTGTTCATATATCTGATCTTGAACCCATATTATCCTCTCTTTCCGGCTCTTTTCTTATCTTAGGCGACTTCAACTGCCACCACCTTATGTGGGGAAGCGCAGATTATGACATCCTTGCTTGTGATTTAGTGGACCTTATGGAGGATAAAAATATCTGTCTCCTCAATGATGGCTCCCCAACTCGCAGGACTGCCCCAGGAAAGAATGCCAGTGCGGTTGATCTTTCCCTTTGCTCCCCCAATTTAGGTACTCTTCTTTCTTGGTCTGTTTTGCACGACTCCTACGGTAGTGATCACCTCCCTATACTAATTTCCTGTCCCACCTCTTTTACTCAACCCAAATCCCAATTAAGTTCTCGTAGTTACCTCCTTTCTAAGGCAGATTGGGAACAATTTGCCAAAGATTGTGACGCTTTTGTCAATAAATTCCCTGTATTGTCGCAGGATAATGCACTAGATTGTCACGAGAAATTGGTGACCTCCCTCAAAGCTGCCGCTGACAAAAACATCCCTATTAGACAAAGGGGTAAATCGTCTAAACCCTCTCCCCCCTGGTGGGATTCGGAATGTTCGGACATGATCCGCCGCAGAAAAGAAGCCGAAAAAGATTATTGTAACTGTATGACCATCGATAATTTCCTCCTATATAAAAGAATCTCGGCTTTAGCTAAGCgaatgttcaaaaaaaaaaagaggaaagGATGGATTcgattttgccaaaacttatcTCCCCGGACTCCTGCGACTTTATTATGGAAAGCTATTAAACGCTTTCGAGGATCCTTCCTTCCCTGCGACTATTCCAGTAATGATACGTCTGTTTGGCTTAAGACATTTATTGATAACCTGGCTCCTTCTTCCGTCCCTTGCTTAAATTCTCTTCCCTCCTCTTATGCTAATAGCCGTCCTAATAGATTCGACGAACCATTTTCATGGTCGGAACTCCTGGCTTCTCTGAACCACTTGAGACATTCCTCCCCTGGTCCAGATAATATCCCCTACTCACTTCTATCTAACTCCGGGCCACtcactaaaaaaatgtttttagacATGGTTAATAGCTTTTTTGATCGGGGATTTGTTCCGGATTCAtggaaaaaacaaattgttctcCCCATTCGAAAACCCGGAAAAGATCCTCTTTCTCCTTCCTCCTATCGTCCCATTGCTTTGTCttgctgtttattaaaaataatggaacACATGATAAAGAAACGGTTGGAATGGTTTGTAGAGTCCAAAAAGTTATTGGCCAGAAGCCAATTTGGATTCCGCAAAGGAATGGGTACTATGGATAGCTTGTCTATTTTGACCACTGATATCAGGATCGCTCTGTCTAAGAATGAGTTTCTTGTTGGGGTGTTTCTCGACATATCTTCGGCGTATGACAATGTGATACTCTCCTTACTCAGAGATAAACTATCTAAGCTGAGTTTGCCTGAGAAGTTGACTCATTTTATATGCAACTTCTCGATGGAAAGAACTATAGAGGTACGGCACGGTGACTCTCATTCTCGCCCAAGACTTATTTGGAAAGGACTCCCTCAGGGTTCTGTGTTAAGCCCTCTACTATATAGTCTTTATACTCACGACCTTGAAGAGTCCGTCATCCCGTTCTGCAATGTcttacaatatgctgatgacTTAGCCCTCTACTCCTCTTCCCTCTCGGTCGAGGTTGCTTCTAACAGTCTCAACCAAGCTCTTTTTTATTTAGGAGAGTGGCTATCTTCACATGGGCTATCATTATCGATTCCCAAAAgcattgtggtaatttttactAGGAAGAGAGTCATTCCCCCTATAGAAATAGCCTTTAACAATGAACTGATCCCCACTAGcaacaaagttaaatttttgggaGTTATCTTGGACTCGCGTCTTTCCGGGACCCATCACATAAATTATACAGTTCATAAATGTCAATCAAACATTAATATCCTGAGATGCCTATCAGGGGTGTGGTGGGGGGCCCACCCATACTCCCAGAAACTGCTATATAATTCCATTGTTCGCAGTGTACTGGATTATGGTGCCTTTATCTTGGAACCCTGCAGCAAGGTTGCAATAGGCAAAATGGACAAAATTCAGTATCAGTCTCTTAGAACTATCCTGGGAGCTATGAAATCATCTCCAACTAACTCTCTTCAAGTAGAAGCAGTGGACTCTCCCCTTTTTCTTCGTAGACAATACTTGGCTGATCGTTTCTTTTACAGATTAGCTTCACTCTCTGGCCATCCTCTGatacccaaactttgtgaactCTCCTCTTTGATTCCTGGTAATGGATTCTGGTCAAACAAGCCTGTACCGTGTCTAATAAATAGCTTCCGCAAATACAACAATCTACCTGATCCAACTTTCTCTGGCTCAATGTGTCCTCTTTATTGCACTCCCTATGACGCCTTAATTTTTCAACCGAATATTGTTCTTGATTTCGGAATTGCAAAAAAACAACCCGGGGCCAATGAACTTTTCTACAGTATCATCGACAGGTTTTGGCGTGAATGGACGATGATATTCACCGATTCTTCTAAGCTCACGATAAGTGGCGCTGTAGGCTCGGCAGTATGGATTCCTAAGGACTCCAATATTCTGAACTTCAAATGCCCCCCTCATACATCGGTATTCACTGGAGAGTTGGTGGCTATTCTAGAAGCTATAAAGTATGTAGTCTCTCACGGGATAATCAGAGCAATTATTTTCTCGGATTCACTGAGTGGCCTTCAGACCATTAACTCCAATCAGTTTGCATCTAAAAACACTTACCCCCTTGTTCTGCTTATCAGGCAGTCTCTTTTAGATTGCCATCTTCGCAACATTAAGGTCACGTTGGCTTGGATCCCCGGCCACTCGGGGATCCAAGGCAATGAGACTGTCGACTCTTATGCTAAAGAAGCCGTAGAAACAGGCAGTCTGGAACATTACCACTGCTTCTTTTACGATCTTTTTTCCTTGGCCAAATCCGAACTTGATTCGGGCTGGCAGCGCCATTACGACCGTTCGAAATTAATTAAAGGTCGCTATTACAGTGACATCCAACCCTCCATCCCAACTAAGCCATGGTTCTTCCGCTACCGCCTTGTCGACAAACAGACGACGTCGGTCATCTGCAGACTTCGTATTGGTCACACATGTACACCCTCACGCCTGCACAGATGGGGTATTATCCAATCCCCCATCTGTGTATGTGGCCTTGAGGAAGGCACCGAAGACCACATTCTTTTCAATTGCCCAAACAGATCAGTTTCCCTGTACAACATTCTGCCTTCCTGTGTGCCCAAACCCATAGATCTTAAATCTCTTCTGTTCCTTTCATCAATCAACAAAAAAGTTCTAAattccttaattaaatttattcattcacaaaaaattaaactctaaACTGCCGATTGCTTGCTCCGCTTCTGTTTTTtccctttgttttttatagtctGTGTTTATAGATGTAACCTGTATGTTTTGTACTGTTTTGTGATGTTTATATGTCTTGTGTTGTTTTTCCCATCGTGCACATCAAAACCACTCTGTAGAGTCCGTACGGGTTCATTTTTATAACCGATCAATCTCACCATAATATACTGTGCTATTTTCAGGAGTCATTGGCAGTAATGGTCGCTATCTTAAAAGTGACCCGGTTGCCATAAACaaaagttgaagttgaagttgaagtatatttcagaactctaatggagcaaatgacagtaaattttgtaaatacgagcgaagaacgacatcagacatcaaatatggatcaaacaagattgttaacagttgctcgacaaaaaagagaaagatttataaatacataatattttaattaataaaatttctaaattaaccttttcatcctttttaatttatttttgtatgataaATGAGCATtctgcattcttccatctatactctggaaaataaataaattcttcacttggttgactttacagcaacatgtatactatgtatatgttgcctgtggtgctgcgtccccgagctgttgcagcttttttaatgtcctgccacatctgcaaataaaagaaaaattatgcaagacttgtttgatgccaacaacactaataaataatttaaattttttgcacttgcttactttactGCAAAATTGTcttaactgtttccactgattgaccgtcctgtctggcccatgctccttcagtaatgactaagatttgccactgggagtctgcccttttggctcctaagagttcctgtgaattccccagtggcaaggtggttttgtgggttggcatgaaatctaccaacatttgcaattgtattttattacttcttgatctgaataaacacaaatttgtcaactaatgggccatagaaaaaggcaaggacaactttaaataaaatagtacaagatcaataatttgatatgtaaacagaaggattggatcttgatgattaacgtctctgtttactttcactgtaaaacattcattcattaggtacgcttctaaatcaataggtagtcacttttcaaacattttataatagaagacttactttttagcactcattttattttctcgaaaggtacctaggttttataccactttgaaaaaatccagaataaataatataaacaaacagccgcagacgaggaacatttatagataagaaaaacaataaaaaacttagacaactaaaacaaaacagaaaacgaaaaatttatttgtcaatgccatgagcacagattagaataattaatttgtgacatttaccggggatacgtctttcccctattatatccaccgtggatattttgtccacccgtgtgcccatgctcggggggtggatataaatgcgtgaggggataaacgttatatcctttccccgtggagaaaatgtcccccgcccatgctagccctgcagacgAATGATT
The genomic region above belongs to Pararge aegeria chromosome 8, ilParAegt1.1, whole genome shotgun sequence and contains:
- the LOC120625885 gene encoding eukaryotic translation initiation factor 4E-1B-like isoform X1; translated protein: MGRGSKIKNIEKNGYSNFKQVFLKIVDKDSPEALDTSETKESSEMTKRTKRYKTNKRSDTYKRSEASQKIERSENPARSESPKRAERFETPAEPEKLTKLDKTENFEESHELHKPETVANPEVLDKSEKLDKPQKPDEPETPSRPCTLETVHEEEEIIKHPLEYSWGMWYITNDKRNWEDNLVKLTSFDTVEDYWRLYHHMKLPSQLGSGRDYAVFKNEYRPMWEDPANRSGGRWVISFDKKRTEELDSIWMYLVLLMIGENFAVPSAICGAVVNVRARSRVALWVADYKNEHDIIVTGKKIRDTLGLGGRLSFQQHNTTKSLYTM
- the LOC120625885 gene encoding eukaryotic translation initiation factor 4E-1B-like isoform X2: MTKRTKRYKTNKRSDTYKRSEASQKIERSENPARSESPKRAERFETPAEPEKLTKLDKTENFEESHELHKPETVANPEVLDKSEKLDKPQKPDEPETPSRPCTLETVHEEEEIIKHPLEYSWGMWYITNDKRNWEDNLVKLTSFDTVEDYWRLYHHMKLPSQLGSGRDYAVFKNEYRPMWEDPANRSGGRWVISFDKKRTEELDSIWMYLVLLMIGENFAVPSAICGAVVNVRARSRVALWVADYKNEHDIIVTGKKIRDTLGLGGRLSFQQHNTTKSLYTM